GACATGGCAAAGAATCTGATCCTCTGGTTGATCATCGCCGCCGTCCTGGTGACGGTGATGAACAACTTCTCCAGCCCTAACGAGCCGCAGACCCTCAACTATTCCGACTTCATCCAGCAGGTCAAGGATGGCAAGGTCGAGCGCGTGACCGTCGACGGCTACATCATTACCGGCAAGCGCACCGACGGCGACAACTTCAAGACCGTCCGCCCGGCCATCACCGACAATGGCCTGATCGGCGACCTGGTCGACAACCACGTTACCGTCGAGGGCAAGCAGCCTGAGCAGCAGAGCATCTGGACTCAACTGCTGGTGGCCAGCTTCCCGATCCTCGTGATCATCGCCGTGTTCATGTTCTTCATGCGCCAGATGCAAGGCGGTGCCGGCGGCAAGGGCGGCCCGATGAGCTTCGGCAAGAGCAAGGCGCGCCTGCTGTCCGAAGACCAGGTCAAGACTACCCTGGCCGACGTCGCTGGTTGCGACGAAGCCAAGGAAGAAGTCGGCGAGCTGGTCGAGTTCCTGCGCGACCCAGGCAAGTTCCAGCGCCTGGGTGGCCGCATCCCACGCGGCGTGCTGATGGTCGGCCCGCCCGGTACCGGTAAAACCTTGTTGGCCAAAGCCATTGCCGGTGAAGCCAAGGTGCCGTTCTTCACCATTTCCGGTTCCGACTTTGTCGAAATGTTCGTGGGTGTCGGCGCCAGCCGTGTCCGTGACATGTTCGAGCAGGCCAAGAAACACGCCCCTTGCATCATCTTCATCGACGAGATCGATGCCGTCGGTCGTCACCGTGGCGCCGGCATGGGTGGCGGTCACGACGAGCGCGAGCAGACCCTGAACCAGTTGCTGGTCGAGATGGATGGCTTCGAGATGAACGATGGCATCATCGTCATCGCCGCCACCAACCGTCCCGACGTGCTCGACCCGGCGCTGCTGCGTCCTGGTCGCTTCGACCGCCAGGTGGTGGTCGGCCTGCCGGACATTCGCGGTCGCGAGCAGATTCTCAAGGTGCACATGCGCAAGGTGCCGGTTGGCGAGAACGTCAATGCGGCGGTCATTGCCCGTGGTACGCCTGGCTTCTCTGGTGCCGACCTGGCCAACCTGGTCAACGAGGCGTCGCTGTTCGCCGCCCGTGCCAGCAAGCGCCTGGTGGAAATGAAGGAGTTCGAGCTGGCCAAGGACAAGATCATGATGGGCGCCGAGCGCAAGACCATGGTCATGTCCGAGAAAGAGAAGCAGAACACCGCCTACCACGAAGCAGGTCACGCCATCGTTGGTCGTGTGGTGCCCGAGCATGACCCGGTGTACAAGGTCTCGATCATCCCGCGTGGCCGTGCCCTGGGTGTGACCATGTTCCTGCCCGAAGAAGATCGCTACAGCCTCTCCAAGCGTGCGCTGATCAGCCAGATTTGCTCGCTGTATGGTGGTCGTATTGCCGAAGAGATGACCCTGGGCTTCGACGGTGTGACCACCGGTGCCTCCAACGACATCATGCGTGCCAGCCAGATCGCCCGGAACATGGTCACCAAGTGGGGCCTGTCCGAGAAGCTTGGCCCGCTGATGTACGCTGAAGAAGAGGGCGAGGTATTCCTTGGTCGCAGCGCGGGCAGCCAGCATGCCAGTGTCTCGGGAGAGACCGCCAAGCTGATCGACTCGGAAGTGCGCAGCATCATCGACCAGTGCTATGCGACGGCCAAGCAGATCCTGACGGAAAACCGCGACAAGCTCGATGCAATGGCCGAGGCCTTGATGAAGTACGAAACCATCGATGCCGACCAGATCGACGACATCATGGCCGGTCGCACGCCACGTGAGCCACGTGACTGGGACAATGATGCCGGCACTTCTGGCAATCAAGCCTCCCAAGGTGATCGTCCGGAGTCGCCAATCGGCGGTCCAGCGGCTCAACACTAAGGGCATCTATGACCTCTAAGCAGTACCCGACCCGGTTGCCTTGCGGCAACCGGGTTCTTGATTTGGCCCGTACCCATGTCATGGGTATCCTCAACATCACCCCTGATTCCTTCTCCGACGGCGGGCGCTTCAGTCAGCGCGACGAAGCGTTGCGCCATGCCGAGGCGATGGTGGCAGCGGGTGCGACACTGATCGATGTTGGTGGTGAGTCCACGCGCCCTGGTGCGCGGGCGGTGTCACCCGTTGAAGAACTGGAGCGTGTCGCGCCCATTGTCGAGGCCATCAGCAACCGGCTGGACGTGATCATTTCCGTCGACACCTCGACTCCTTCGGTCATGCGCGAATCGGCCCGCCTCGGCGCCGGCTTGATCAATGATGTGCGTGCGCTGGAGCGTGACGGTGCCCTTGACGCCGCGGCTGACACCGGCCTGCCCGTTTGCCTGATGCATATGCGCGGGGAGCCGGGTAACATGCAGGACAACCCGCATTACGAAAACGTGACCGCCGATGTGGGGCGCTACCTCGAGCAGCGCATGGCCGCCTGCGCGGCGGCTGGCATCGGCGCTGAACGCATCATCCTCGACCCGGGTTTCGGGTTTGCCAAGACGCTTGAGCACAACCTCAGTCTGTTCAAGCACATGGAGGCGCTTTACCGCCTCGGGCGCCCGCTATTGGTGGGGGTGTCGCGCAAGAGCATGATCGGCCTCACGCTGGATCGGCCAGTGGGCGAGCGGCTTTACGGCAGCCTTGCGCTGGCGGCCTTGGCGATGACCAAGGGCGCGAGCATCCTGCGTGTGCATGATGTGGCTGAAACCGTCGATGTGGTGCGTATGATCGCCGCCGTGCAGGGCGCCGAATAAGAACATTGGAGTTCCCATGAGCAGAAAATACTTTGGTACCGATGGTATCCGTGGCCGTGTTGGCCAGTTCCCGATCACCCCGGACTTCATGCTGAAACTGGGTTGGGCGGCGGGCATGGCCTTCCGCAAGCAAGGCCACTGCCGTGTGCTGGTGGGCAAGGACACCCGAATTTCCGGTTACATGTTCGAGTCCGCGCTCGAGGCCGGGCTGTCCGCGGCCGGTGCCGATGTCATGCTGCTCGGGCCGATGCCAACGCCGGCTATCGCCTACCTGACCCGCACCTTCCATGCCGAAGCCGGTATCGTCATCAGTGCCTCGCACAACCCTCACGACGACAACGGCATCAAGTTCTTCTCCGGTAGTGGCACCAAGCTGCCCGATGAAGTCGAACTGATGATCGAGGAGCTGCTTGATCAGCCGATGACGGTCGTCGAGTCCGGCAAGCTGGGCAAGGTGTCGCGGATCAATGACGCCGCAGGTCGCTACATCGAGTTCTGCAAGAGCAGCGTACCTAGCAGCACCAACTTCGAAGGGCTCAAGATCGTCGTGGATTGCGCCCATGGCGCCACCTACAAGGTCGCGCCGAGTGTGTTCCGTGAGCTGGGTGCCGAGGTGACGGTGCTGCACGCATCGCCTGATGGCCTGAACATCAATGAGAACTGCGGTTCGACCCACATCGAGTCGTTGCAGGCTGCGGTGCTGGTGGGGCATGCCGACCTGGGTATCGCCTTCGACGGCGACGGTGACCGGGTGCTGATGGTCGACCATACTGGCGCCATCGTCGACGGTGACGAGTTGCTGTACATCATTGGCCGCGACCTGCATGACCGCAACAAGCTGCAGGGCGGCGTGGTCGGCACGCTCATGAGCAACCTCGGCCTGGAGTTGGCCTTCAAGGAGCTGGACATCCCGTTCGTGCGGGCCAAGGTCGGCGACCGTTATGTCATGGCCGAGCTGCTTGAGCGCGAATGGCTGCTGGGGGGCGAGAACTCCGGGCATGTCGTGTGCTGCAACCACACCACGACCGGCGATGCGATCATTGCCGCGCTGCAGGTGCTGATGGCCCTCAAGCGCAAAGGCGAGACCCTTGCCCAGGCGCGTCAGGGCGTGCGCAAGTGCCCGCAGGTATTGATCAACGTGCGCTTCGAAGCGGGCAAGAGCGACCCATTGCAAAACCCGTTGGTGAAAGAGGCGAGCGACAAGGCGACCGAGGCCATGGCTGGGCGTGGGCGTGTGCTGCTGCGCAAGTCCGGCACCGAGCCGCTGGTGCGTGTGATGGTCGAAGGCGACGACGAAAACCAGGTGCGTGGCCATGCCGAAGCCCTGGCAAAACTCGTTGCTGAAGTTTGTGCCTGAAATAGGCTTGCCAGCGCAGATCGGGTTGGGTAAGATCTGCGCCCACTTTGACCGACGAGGTAAAGCATGCGTCGCCCCATGGTAGCTGGTAACTGGAAGATGCACGGTACCCGCGCCAGCGTCGTAGAGCTGACTCAGGGCTTGGGCAATATGTCCTTGCCCAGCGGTGTGGAAGTCGCGGTGTTTCCGCCTTCGCTGTTTGTCACTCAGGTGATTGATGGCCTGGAAGGCAAGGGAATCAACGTAGGCGCACAGAATTCTGCTGTACAGCCTGAACAAGGCGCGCTGACCGGTGAAGTTGCTCCGAGTCAGTTGGCTGAAGTCGGTTGCAAGTATGTTCTGGTCGGGCACTCCGAGCGTCGCCAGATTATTGGTGAAAGCGACGAAGTGCTGAATCAGAAGTTTGCAGCGGCTCAGAAAAGTGGTTTGACGCCGGTGCTCTGTATAGGGGAAACTCTCGCAGAGCGCGAGGCAGGCGAGACGCTCAAAGTTGTAGGGCGTCAACTAAGCAGTGTTATCGACGCGTTCGGTATCAAAGCTTTTGCCAATGCAGTAATTGCCTATGAGCCTGTTTGGGCCATCGGTACTGGTTTGACGGCCTCGCCACAGCAAGCCCAGGATGTGCATGCAGCCATCCGCAAGCAGTTGGCGGCGATGGACGCCGAAGTTGCAGCTAATGTGCAACTTCTCTACGGCGGCAGCGTGAAGGCGGCCAATGCGGCTGAACTGTTCGGCATGCCGGATATCGATGGGGGGCTCATTGGTGGAGCGTCCCTGAACGCAGACGAATTCGGTGCAATTTGTCGCGCCGCAGGAAACTGAACAAATGCTGGAAACAGTCGTAGTTGTTTTTCATCTGTTGGCAGCGTTGGCACTGGTTGTAATGGTGTTGCTGCAACAGGGTAAAGGTGCGGAAGCAGGTGCATCTTTCGGCGCAGGTGCTTCAAATACTGTGTTCGGAAGCCAAGGTTCCGCTACCTTTTTGAGTAAAGTTACTGCTATACTTGCTGCCACTTTCTTTTTGACTGCTCTTGGGTTAGGATACTTCGCCAAGCAGCAAGCTCACCAGCTGACTCAAGCTGGTCTGCCAGATCCAGCAGTGCTGGAAGTCAAAGAGCAAAAGCCGGCAGTCAATGATGATGTACCGGTGCTCCAGCAGCAGAAGAGCGAAACCACCAACTCTGGTGACGTACCTCCTCCAGCGAAAGAGCAGCAGTAACGGGTTTCAAGAAGTAGTATTGCCGAGGTGGTGGAATTGGTAGACACGCAACCTTGAGGTGGTTGTGCCCATAGGGTGTAGGGGTTCGAGTCCCCTTCTCGGTACCAATTGAAGCATGAAAGCCCGCTTTGAGCGGGCTTTCTTGCAGGTGGAGGTCGGATTGACCCAGCAAAGGGTTCAGTCTTATACTTTCGCCCCAGCTTTGTCGCGGGGTGGAGCAGCTTGGTAGCTCGTCGGGCTCATAACCCGAAGGTCGTTGGTTCAAATCCAGCCCCCGCAACCAGCTTCAGCAGAGCCCCTTTTCAGGGGCTTTTTGCTAGCCGAACAGTTTTCGGCGCCGTTGTCCGACGGCGCTTTCAGGGATGGGCGCTTCGCCCATTTTTTATTTGCACAGCATGCACGAGGGGGTTCAGGTGTCGAGCAAGCTAGAACAGTTGCAGGCCTTGTTGGCCCCGGTTGTCGAGGGTCTGGGCTACCAATGCTGGGGGATCGAATACGTCTCCCAGGGCAAACATTCGGTACTGCGTATCTACATCGACAAGGAAGGCGGCATCCTGGTGGACGACTGCGAAGCTGTCAGCCGTCAGGCCAGCGCCATCCTCGATGTGGAAGATCCGATCAGCTCTGAATATACCCTCGAGGTGTCCTCTCCAGGCATGGACCGCCCGCTGTTCACCCTTGAACAGTTTGCTTCGCATGCCGGCGAGCAGGTGAAGATCAAGCTGCGTACGCCCTTCGAAGGTCGTCGTAACTTCCAGGGCCTTCTCCGTGGTGTGGAGGAGCAGGATGTGGTGGTCCAGGTGGACAATCACGAGTTCCTGTTGCCGATCGACTCGATCGACAAGGCCAATATTATTCCCAGTTTTGACTGAGACGTGCCGGGCCCGGAAGGACTTTCCGGGGCCAATGGCTTGCGCAAGGCGAGGCGTACGATGAGCAAAGAAGTACTGCTGGTTGTTGAATCGGTATCCAACGAAAAGGGTGTACCACCCGGCGTCATTTTCGAAGCGCTGGAAGTGGCCCTGGCCACTGCAACCAAAAAACGTTTTGAGGACGAAGTCGACCTGCGTGTGGAAATCAACCGCCACACCGGTAGCTACGAGACGTTCCGTCGCTGGACCGTGGTCGACGAGAACGACCTGGACGATCCGGCCATCGAGACCTGGCTGAGCAAGATCCAGGACACGCACCCGGACGCCAAGATCGGTGACGTGATCGAAGAGAAGATCGAGTCGATCGAGTTCGGTCGTATCGCCGCTCAGACCGCCAAGCAGGTCATCGTGCAGAAGGTCCGCGAGGCCGAGCGCGCCCAAGTGGTCGACGCCTACCGCGAGCGCGTGGGCGAGATCATCTCCGGTACCGTGAAGAAGGTCACCCGCGACAACGTCATCGTCGACCTGGGCAACAACGCCGAGGCGCTGCTGGCGCGCGAAGACATCATTCCCCGTGAGACCTTCCGGGTCGGCGTGCGCCTGCGCGCGCTGCTCAAGGAAATCCGCACCGAGAACCGCGGCCCGCAGCTGGTCCTGTCGCGCACCGCGCCGCAGATGCTGATCGAGCTGTTCCGTATCGAAGTGCCGGAAATCGCCGAAGGCCTCATCGAAGTCATGGCCGCCTCCCGTGATCCGGGATCGCGTGCCAAGATCGCCGTCCGCTCCAAGGACAAGCGCATCGACCCGCAAGGCGCCTGCATCGGCATGCGTGGTTCGCGCGTCCAGGCCGTATCCGGCGAGCTGGGTGGCGAGCGTGTGGATATCGTCCTGTGGGACGAGAACCCGGCGCAGTTCGTCATCAACGCCATGTCGCCAGCAGAGGTTGCTGCGATCATCGTTGATGAGGACGCCCATGCGATGGATATCGCGGTAGCCGAGGATAACCTGGCCCAGGCCATCGGACGTGGCGGCCAGAACGTCCGTCTGGCCAGCCAGCTGACTGCCTGGACCCTGAACGTGATGACCGAGAAGGACATCCAGGCCAAGCAACAAGCGGAAACCGGCGACATCCTGCGTAATTTCATCGATGAACTGGAAGTCGACGAAGAGCTGGCACAAGTGCTGGTCGACGAAGGCTTCACCAGCCTCGAAGAAATTGCCTACGTACCGTTGGAAGAAATGCTCAACATCGATGGCTTTGACGAGGACATCGTCAACGAGCTGCGTGCTCGTGCCAAGGACCGTTTGTTGACCAAGGCCATCGCTACCGAAGAAAAACTGGCAGACGCCCATCCGGCCGACGACCTGCTCTCCCTCGAGGGCATGGACAAGGACCTGGCGGCCGAACTGGCGGTGCGCGGCGTGGTTAACCGCGAAGACCTGGCCGAGCAGTCGATTGACGATCTGCTCGACATCGACGGCATCGACGAAGAGCGTGCCGGCAAGTTGATCATGGCCGCCCGAGCCCACTGGTTCGAGTAATTAGGCGCGGCCTGAGGAGAGAAGTGCATGACGCAAGTCACGGTGAAAGAACTGGCCCAAGAGGTCGAGGCACCGGTAGAGCGCCTGCTGCAGCAGATGCGTGAGGCAGGTCTGCCGCACACCGACGCCGGTCAGGTAGTGACCGACAATGAGAAGCAGACCCTGCTGACTCATTTGAAGAGCAGCCACAAGAGCAAGGCGGAAGAGCCGCGCAAGATCACCTTGCAGCGCAAGACCACCAGCACTCTGCGTGTCGCCGGTAGCAAAAGCATCAGCGTAGAAGTACGCAAGAAGAAAGTGTTCGTGCAGCGCAGCCCGGAAGAGATCCAGGCCGAGCAGAAGCGCGAGCAGGAAGAGCGCCGCGCCGCTGAGAACGCCGCGCGCGAGAAGGCTGACGCCGACGCTCGCCAGCGTAACGAAGAACAGGCTCGTCGCCAGGCAGCGCAAGCGCCTGCCGCCGCCCCTGTGGCCAAGGCTGAGCCAGCTCCGGCTGCCGCCGCGCCTGCTGCTCCGGCAGTGCCTGACGCGCCGGTGTCCGAAGATGCCGCCGCCCGTGCCGCCGAGCGCAAGAAGGACGAAGCTCGCCGCAATGAAAGCCGTACCCGTGACGATGATCGTCGTGGCGGTGGTGTTGCCGGTGAACGCCGTGGCGAAGCGCCACGCGTGTCCATCAAGGTCAAGGTCAAGGAGAAGGAAAAGGCTCCGACTCCACGCGCCGCGCCACGCACCACCGACGAAGAGAGCGATGGTTTCCGTCGCGGTCGCGGTGGCAAGGGCAAGCCGAAGAAACGCAACCAGCACGGCTTCCAGAACCCGACCGGTCCGGTCATCCGTGACGTGACCATCGGCGAGACCATCACCGTTTCGGACCTGGCACAGCAGATGTCGGTCAAGGGCGCTGAAGTCGTCAAGTTCATGTTCAAGCTGGGTACTCCGGTCACCATCAACCAGGTGCTCGACCAGGAAACCGCTCAGCTGGTCGCCGAAGAGCTGGGCCACAAGGTCACCCTGGTCAGCGACACCGCCCTGGAAGACTCCCTGGCCGAATCGCTGAAGTTCGAAGGTGAGAGCGAGTCCCGCGCACCGGTCGTGACCGTCATGGGTCACGTCGACCACGGTAAGACCTCGCTGCTCGACTACATCCGTCGTGCCAAGGTTGCCGCTGGCGAGGCCGGTGGTATCACCCAGCACATCGGCGCCTACCACGTGGAAACCGACCGCGGCATGGTCACCTTCCTCGATACCCCTGGCCACGCAGCGTTCACTCAGATGCGTGCCCGTGGTGCCAAGGCGACCGACATCGTCATCCTGGTGGTGGCGGCGGACGACGGCGTGATGCCGCAGACCCGCGAAGCCGTCCAGCATGCGAAAGCCGCTGGCGTTCCGCTGGTTGTCGCGGTGAACAAGATCGACAAGCCGGGTGCCGACCTCGATCGCATCCGCAACGAGCTGGCCGTCGAGGGCGTGACCTCCGAGGACTGGGGTGGTGACACGCCGTTCGTCAAGGTCTCGGCGAAGATGGGTACCGGTGTCGACGAGCTGCTCGAAGCCGTCCTGCTGCAGGCCGAGATCCTCGAGCTCAAGGCCACCCCGACCGCACCTGGTCGTGGTGTCGTGGTCGAGTCGCGCCTGGACAAGGGCCGCGGCCCGGTGGCTACCATCCTGGTTCAGGACGGTACCCTGCGTCAGGGCGACATGGTCCTGGTCGGCTCCAACTATGGCCGCGTGCGTGCCATGCTCGACGAGAACGGCAAGCCTGTGAAGGAAGCCGGCCCGTCGATCCCGGTCGAGATCCTCGGCCTGGACGGCACCCCGGATGCGGGTGACGAGATGTCCGTGGTCGCCGACGAGAAGAAGGCCCGCGAAGTTGCCCTGTTCCGTCAAGGCAAGTACCGCGAGGTCAAGCTGGCCCGTGCTCACGCCGGCAAGCTGGAAAACATCTTCGAGACCATGGGTCAGGAAGAGAAGAAGACCCTCAACATCGTCCTCAAGACCGATGTGCGTGGTTCGCTCGAAGCGCTGCAGGGTTCGCTCAGCAGCCTGGGCAACGACGAAGTTCAGGTGCGCGTGATCGGTGGCGGTGTCGGTGGTATCACCGAAAGCGACGCCAACCTGGCACTGGCTTCGAACGCTGTCCTGTTCGGCTTCAACGTGCGTGCCGATGCCGGCGCGCGCAAGATCGTCGAGCAGGAAGGTCTGGACATGCGTTACTACAACGTGATCTACGACATCATCGAAGACGTCAAGAAAGCGTTGACCGGCATGCTCGGCAGCGATGTTCGCGAGAACATCCTGGGTGTCGCCGAAGTGCGTGACGTGTTCCGTTCGCCGAAGTTCGGCGCCATCGCCGGCTGTATGGTCATCGAGGGTACCGTGTACCGCAACCGTCCGATCCGCGTACTGCGCGAGGACGTGGTGATCTTCGAAGGCGAGTTGGAATCGCTGCGTCGCTTCAAGGACGACGCCTCCGAAGTGCGTAACGGCATGGAGTGCGGTATTGGCGTCAAGAGCTACAACGACGTCAAGGTCGGCGACAAGATCGAAGTCTTCGAGAAAGTCCAGGTGGCTCGTACCCTGTAAGGGGCGAGCATGGCGCAGGCCCCGTCGCAAGGCGGTTGGCGGCGCCTCACAAGGTAGCGCCCGGTCAGGCTTCAGCCTGACCGGGCGTTTGCCGCTTTACGTTACAGGTAGCAAGAATGGCAAAAGAATATAGCCGTACCCAACGCATCGGTGATCAGATGCAGCGCGAGCTGGCCGAACTGATCCGCCGTGAAGTCAAAGATCCGCGCGTCGGCCTGGTGACCATCACCGCCGTCGACGTCAGCCGTGACCTGGGCCACGCCAAGGTGTTCATCACCGTGATGGGCCAGGATGGCACCGACGCCGTGCCGCAGACGCTCAAGGCCCTGACCAGTGCCGCGAGCTTCCTGCGCCTGCACCTGGGTCGCGTCATGCAACTGCGCAGCGTGCCGCAACTGCACTTCCACTTCGATGAAAGCGTCAGCCGTGGTGTCCATCTGTCGGCGCTGATCGAACGTGCGGTGGCCGAAGACCGCCTGCACCAGGATGCCGGCGAGCCGGACACCAAGGAGTAAGCGGTGGCCCAGGTCAAACGTATCCGCCGCAACGTCAGCGGCATCATCCTGCTCGACAAGCCGTTGGGGTTCACCTCCAACGCTGCCTTGCAGAAAGTTCGCTGGTTGCTCAATGCGGAAAAGGCCGGCCACACCGGCAGCCTCGATCCGCTGGCCACCGGCGTGCTGCCGCTGTGCTTTGGCGAGGCGACCAAGTTCTCCCAGTACCTGCTCGATTCCGACAAGGGCTACGAGACGGTCATGCAGATGGGGCAGACCACCAGCACCGCGGACGCCGAAGGCGAAGTCCTGCAGACCCGCGAGGTGACCGTTGGTCGCGCCGATATCGAGGCTGTGATCCCGCGTTTCCGGGGCGACATCCTGCAGGTACCGCCGATGTACTCGGCCCTCAAGCGTGATGGCCAGCCGTTGTACAAGCTGGCGCGTGCAGGAGAGGTAGTGGAGCGCGAGGCGCGTTCTGTTACTATTGGCCGCTTGGAGTTGCTCGAGTGCGAAGGCACCCGTGCGCGGCTGTCGGTTGGATGCAGCAAAGGCACCTATATCCGCACGCTGGTCGAGGATATCGGTGAGGCGCTGGGCTGCGGAGCCTACGTCGCCGAACTGCGTCGTACCCAGGCCGGCCCCTTCGCGCTGGCACAGACCGTGACGCTCGAGGAACTCGAACAGGCCCACGCAGAGGGTGGCAACGAAGCGCTCGACCGCTTCCTGATGCCGTCCGACAGCGGGCTGCAGGACTGGCCGCTGGTGCTGTTGTCCGAGCACAGTGCGTTCTACTGGCTGCATGGCCAGGCGGTACGCGCGCCGGACGCGCCGCAGTTTGGCATGGTCCGCGTACAGGATCACAATGGTCGCTTCATCGGTATCGGTGAAGTGAGCGAAGACGGGCGCATTGCGCCACGTCGGCTGATTCGGTCGGAATGACCGAAACCGTGGGGCGAGGCTTCGGCCGGAGCCCGCGGCATCAAGGGTGGCTGTTAGTAGGCGCGGTCACACCTTCTTTATTAATACAGGGATTTGTCCCTGGCCTATTGGACCCCGCTTGCGGGATCCGTTTATCAGGAGAAGCCTCATGGCCCTCAGCGTTGAAGAAAAAGCTCAGATCGTTGCCGAATACCAGCAAGCCGCCGGCGATACCGGTAGCCCGGAAGTGCAGGTTGCTCTGCTGACCGCCAACATCAACAAGCTGCAAGGCCACTTCAAGGCCAACGAAAAAGACCACCACTCCCGTCGTGGTCTGATCCGTATGGTCAACCAGCGTCGTAAGCTGCTGGACTACCTGAAGGGCAAGGACACCACTCGTTACAGCGCCCTGATCGGTCGCCTGGGCCTGCG
This genomic stretch from Pseudomonas entomophila L48 harbors:
- the rbfA gene encoding 30S ribosome-binding factor RbfA, producing the protein MAKEYSRTQRIGDQMQRELAELIRREVKDPRVGLVTITAVDVSRDLGHAKVFITVMGQDGTDAVPQTLKALTSAASFLRLHLGRVMQLRSVPQLHFHFDESVSRGVHLSALIERAVAEDRLHQDAGEPDTKE
- the truB gene encoding tRNA pseudouridine(55) synthase TruB — protein: MAQVKRIRRNVSGIILLDKPLGFTSNAALQKVRWLLNAEKAGHTGSLDPLATGVLPLCFGEATKFSQYLLDSDKGYETVMQMGQTTSTADAEGEVLQTREVTVGRADIEAVIPRFRGDILQVPPMYSALKRDGQPLYKLARAGEVVEREARSVTIGRLELLECEGTRARLSVGCSKGTYIRTLVEDIGEALGCGAYVAELRRTQAGPFALAQTVTLEELEQAHAEGGNEALDRFLMPSDSGLQDWPLVLLSEHSAFYWLHGQAVRAPDAPQFGMVRVQDHNGRFIGIGEVSEDGRIAPRRLIRSE
- the rpsO gene encoding 30S ribosomal protein S15, with amino-acid sequence MALSVEEKAQIVAEYQQAAGDTGSPEVQVALLTANINKLQGHFKANEKDHHSRRGLIRMVNQRRKLLDYLKGKDTTRYSALIGRLGLRR